One genomic window of Verrucomicrobiia bacterium includes the following:
- a CDS encoding right-handed parallel beta-helix repeat-containing protein — MPIIRLAAVCGFLLMLSVSLNAAESVRLVNNRQELLEAVRSLKPGMTLKIAPGEYGSGYAVEKAKGTKEAPIVIEGANAAQPPKFTGGNLAIHFRGCSYLTVRNIAVSGQKGNGLNFDDGGESSQQITIENVSVSDIGPTGNNDGIKLSGVDDFTIRNCRINGWAGQAIDMVGCHRGLIEKCVFEGKAGFSQATGPQTKGGSEDITVRGCTFINAGQRPMHLGGSTGRPYFRPKDAKYEGRRITVEGNLIIGGMAAVVFTGVEQGVVRYNTIVNPETWVFRILQENNEPGMTPCGNNVFEKNIIVCEKPLRSWINVGGNTQAGTFKFAENWWYHKASSQPAKPQLPSAEQGGTYGVDPQLDEANGYKPKVAGAMKVGHGALPK, encoded by the coding sequence ATGCCCATCATTCGTTTAGCGGCGGTTTGTGGTTTTCTTTTGATGCTCTCGGTTTCTTTGAACGCGGCGGAGAGTGTGCGCTTGGTGAATAATCGGCAGGAGTTGTTGGAGGCGGTGCGGTCGCTTAAGCCGGGGATGACGTTGAAGATTGCGCCGGGGGAGTATGGATCGGGGTATGCGGTGGAGAAGGCAAAGGGGACGAAGGAGGCGCCGATCGTCATTGAGGGGGCGAATGCGGCGCAGCCGCCGAAGTTCACGGGTGGGAATCTGGCGATTCATTTTCGTGGGTGTTCTTATCTGACGGTGCGGAATATTGCGGTGTCCGGACAAAAGGGGAACGGGTTGAACTTCGATGATGGCGGAGAGTCTTCGCAACAGATTACGATCGAGAATGTTTCCGTTTCAGACATCGGGCCGACGGGGAATAATGATGGGATCAAGCTCTCGGGCGTGGATGATTTCACGATTCGCAATTGTCGGATCAATGGGTGGGCGGGACAGGCGATCGATATGGTGGGGTGTCATCGCGGGTTGATCGAGAAGTGTGTGTTCGAGGGGAAGGCGGGTTTCTCACAGGCGACGGGGCCGCAGACGAAGGGTGGCTCGGAGGATATTACGGTGCGCGGTTGCACGTTCATCAATGCGGGGCAGCGGCCGATGCATCTGGGCGGTTCCACGGGGCGGCCTTATTTTCGACCGAAGGATGCGAAGTATGAGGGGCGTCGCATCACGGTGGAGGGGAACTTGATCATCGGCGGGATGGCGGCTGTTGTATTCACGGGCGTGGAGCAAGGGGTGGTGCGGTATAACACAATCGTGAATCCGGAGACGTGGGTGTTCCGCATCTTGCAGGAGAATAATGAGCCGGGAATGACGCCGTGCGGGAACAATGTGTTCGAGAAGAACATCATCGTGTGTGAGAAGCCGTTGAGGTCGTGGATCAATGTGGGAGGGAACACGCAGGCGGGGACGTTCAAGTTTGCGGAGAATTGGTGGTATCACAAAGCGTCGTCGCAACCGGCGAAACCACAATTGCCGTCAGCGGAACAAGGAGGGACGTATGGGGTGGATCCGCAGTTGGATGAGGCTAACGGATATAAGCCGAAGGTGGCGGGAGCGATGAAGGTCGGACACGGGGCGTTACCTAAATGA
- a CDS encoding DUF4388 domain-containing protein — protein sequence MLTRFLCVALALHFLNGENKGAEFPVPDGGALLLNLTSDHDITLDIMANAQRFAVVTGWGDRAAIRSLNSGEFVQVNQEEVAQAELKEGDRLRLGKILVVVVVITRFSMSAQKPSGETEIHFVSKVRTRGQEERTTGLSGTIAETPVPDLLQFLCRYGRTGVVRIENLPVVARIHMRDGHVCFASIDASPLPPLRALFRIFRWTKGTFVFEQGPVNPQPDEIEMSTENAILEGLRMMDETKDMEAELPSWSSRLRVSGDLTGAQAGLPPQEMQALLLVMELGIVGRVIDQMPDDDTAIAALTALLRKGFVVAEE from the coding sequence ATGCTCACAAGATTTTTGTGCGTGGCGCTGGCATTGCACTTTTTGAACGGAGAGAACAAGGGAGCGGAGTTTCCGGTGCCCGATGGCGGCGCGCTGCTCTTGAATCTTACGAGCGATCACGACATCACGCTGGATATCATGGCCAATGCCCAGCGATTCGCGGTGGTGACGGGATGGGGCGACCGCGCGGCCATCCGCAGCCTGAATTCGGGTGAGTTCGTGCAGGTGAACCAGGAGGAAGTGGCACAAGCGGAGTTGAAGGAAGGAGATCGCCTGCGACTGGGCAAGATACTCGTGGTGGTGGTGGTGATCACACGTTTCAGCATGTCGGCACAAAAGCCCAGCGGAGAGACGGAGATCCACTTCGTAAGCAAGGTGCGTACGCGCGGACAGGAGGAACGCACCACAGGGCTATCCGGTACTATTGCGGAAACGCCAGTGCCGGATCTGTTACAATTCCTTTGTCGGTACGGCCGTACGGGTGTGGTACGGATCGAGAATCTGCCGGTGGTGGCGCGAATCCATATGCGGGACGGGCATGTGTGTTTCGCGAGCATTGATGCGAGTCCGTTGCCGCCGTTGCGGGCGCTTTTCCGTATCTTTCGCTGGACAAAAGGGACGTTTGTCTTTGAGCAAGGACCGGTGAATCCGCAGCCGGATGAGATCGAGATGTCGACGGAGAATGCGATCCTCGAAGGCTTGCGAATGATGGATGAGACGAAGGATATGGAGGCGGAGTTGCCTTCATGGAGCAGCCGGTTGCGGGTGAGTGGTGATCTTACGGGGGCGCAAGCAGGGTTGCCGCCGCAGGAGATGCAAGCACTATTGCTGGTGATGGAGCTGGGGATCGTGGGACGGGTGATCGATCAGATGCCGGATGATGATACGGCGATCGCGGCGTTGACGGCGTTGTTGCGGAAGGGGTTTGTAGTGGCGGAAGAATGA
- a CDS encoding LamG-like jellyroll fold domain-containing protein, with protein MKNSILSINTPALVLFCLLCSPITKIFAAEKPPGDIKAVQNTPNLVAFWTFGEEAGQPRVSTGTKEKHPMKEVGTPIARVEGGPFSGYAADLNGKQYFSIPYAETGDLNIGGPGAEVSMFAVVNIQNLKQSRTIAGMWSEGKGANDDTGTRQYSLLMNMPTYGGPNKLVPHISSEGGVTRRADGSAFPWCADYAATKSEVPTNQWCTLAFTYDGKYIRAYINGVLDKMELDPVKHKRTDPYFTKEGPDGKDRGMNPYYHGRGIFSYDPEKHKNRIGGADFTVGARYAVGSMLGEATIGKFGGLAVFNRALTDEEMKKLHDAANVNALNK; from the coding sequence ATGAAAAACTCCATCTTGAGTATCAACACACCGGCACTAGTTCTTTTCTGTTTGTTGTGCAGCCCGATCACTAAAATTTTTGCTGCCGAAAAACCACCCGGCGATATCAAAGCAGTTCAAAACACTCCCAACCTCGTCGCCTTCTGGACCTTTGGCGAGGAAGCCGGGCAACCGCGCGTTTCCACTGGCACGAAGGAAAAGCACCCGATGAAAGAAGTCGGCACGCCGATCGCCCGCGTGGAAGGCGGGCCTTTCTCGGGTTATGCCGCTGACTTGAATGGGAAACAGTATTTCTCCATTCCCTATGCTGAGACGGGCGATCTGAACATCGGCGGACCGGGTGCTGAGGTGAGCATGTTCGCGGTCGTGAATATCCAGAATCTCAAGCAGAGCCGCACTATCGCGGGCATGTGGAGTGAGGGCAAAGGCGCGAATGACGATACCGGCACGCGCCAGTATTCCCTGCTCATGAACATGCCCACCTACGGCGGCCCGAACAAACTCGTCCCGCACATCTCCAGTGAAGGCGGCGTGACGCGTCGTGCGGATGGCAGCGCCTTTCCTTGGTGCGCCGATTACGCCGCCACGAAGAGTGAAGTGCCCACGAACCAATGGTGCACGCTCGCCTTCACCTACGATGGCAAATACATCCGCGCCTACATCAACGGCGTGCTGGACAAGATGGAACTCGATCCCGTGAAGCACAAACGCACCGATCCTTACTTCACCAAGGAAGGCCCCGATGGCAAAGACCGCGGCATGAACCCGTATTACCACGGTCGCGGCATCTTCAGTTACGATCCCGAAAAGCATAAGAACCGCATCGGTGGTGCGGACTTCACTGTGGGCGCACGCTACGCCGTCGGCTCCATGCTCGGCGAAGCGACCATCGGCAAATTCGGCGGCCTCGCCGTCTTCAACCGCGCCCTGACCGATGAGGAAATGAAAAAGCTGCATGATGCCGCGAATGTGAACGCGTTGAACAAGTAA
- a CDS encoding response regulator gives MADSSNQPVSTLKPPAREGATESLLNVADSLNSFRHGLRTPLNQILGYTEMLMEDVSCSSAQALLPDLERVHLIGGQLLALINEGLAPWKLMVGRVDLETMRFEMRSPLNLIIGYTELCQEIAEERGDMRLVPDLKKIIGAAKNLQNAFESPSLKDRVDRCLQSEKSKHRTRWLMEEPPESPQDEGTILIVDDNEMNRDMLCRRLERYGYVTIEAENGKEGLEQAHKRKPDLILMDVVMPNSNGYEYLEKFKNDPALGHIPVIMLSALDEMEVTIRCIEIGAEDYIPKPFNPVLLKARIESSVQKKRLRDQEKALLDMMRMEREHLEQIMNGALPQSAAARIRQGEQGFVDEAVEASVLLVEIVDFKALSAQLPTKQSATVLTEVSMTLDWLARFSKADKIRTNPGQFVIVAGLQGERADHANAVSDIALKLQHVLPLLRMQTKTDLHLRVTMASGTLSGGVIGRASYYYEVWGEALRKATQLMPICEPGSVIVEEQCARKLQNYLKLEPIPGTTASRLIGRSTPATSVAA, from the coding sequence ATGGCGGACTCATCAAACCAGCCGGTCAGCACGCTTAAACCTCCCGCACGCGAAGGTGCCACCGAGTCGTTGCTCAACGTCGCCGACTCGCTCAACTCCTTTCGCCACGGCCTGCGCACGCCGTTGAACCAGATTCTCGGCTACACCGAGATGCTCATGGAGGATGTCTCGTGCAGTTCCGCGCAGGCGCTGCTGCCTGATCTCGAGCGCGTCCATCTCATCGGCGGCCAGTTGCTCGCGCTCATCAATGAAGGCCTCGCCCCATGGAAGCTCATGGTCGGTCGCGTGGACCTCGAGACCATGCGTTTCGAGATGCGCAGCCCTTTGAATCTCATCATCGGTTACACCGAACTTTGTCAGGAGATCGCTGAAGAACGGGGCGATATGCGCCTCGTGCCCGATCTCAAAAAGATCATCGGTGCGGCCAAGAATCTGCAGAACGCCTTCGAAAGCCCCTCGCTCAAAGACCGCGTGGACCGCTGCCTGCAAAGCGAAAAATCCAAGCATCGCACGCGTTGGCTGATGGAAGAGCCGCCCGAATCGCCACAGGATGAAGGCACCATCCTGATCGTGGACGATAACGAGATGAACCGCGACATGCTTTGCCGTCGCTTGGAGCGTTACGGTTACGTCACTATCGAGGCAGAGAACGGCAAGGAAGGCCTTGAGCAAGCCCACAAACGCAAGCCCGACCTCATCCTCATGGATGTCGTCATGCCGAACTCCAACGGCTACGAATACCTCGAAAAGTTTAAGAACGATCCCGCCCTTGGCCACATCCCCGTCATCATGCTCTCCGCGCTGGACGAGATGGAGGTGACCATCCGCTGCATCGAGATCGGCGCGGAAGATTACATCCCCAAGCCCTTCAATCCCGTCCTCCTGAAAGCCCGCATCGAATCTTCCGTGCAGAAGAAACGCCTGCGTGATCAGGAGAAAGCGCTGCTGGACATGATGCGCATGGAGCGCGAACACCTTGAGCAGATCATGAACGGCGCGCTGCCCCAAAGCGCTGCCGCCCGCATCCGTCAGGGTGAACAAGGCTTCGTCGATGAAGCCGTCGAAGCCTCAGTGCTATTGGTCGAAATCGTTGATTTCAAAGCCCTCTCCGCGCAACTTCCCACCAAGCAATCCGCCACTGTCCTCACAGAAGTTTCCATGACGCTGGATTGGCTCGCCCGTTTCAGCAAGGCGGACAAGATCCGCACCAATCCCGGCCAGTTTGTTATCGTCGCCGGCCTTCAAGGCGAACGTGCCGATCACGCCAATGCCGTCAGCGACATCGCGCTCAAACTCCAGCACGTCCTCCCGCTCCTGCGCATGCAGACCAAAACAGATCTGCACCTCCGCGTCACCATGGCCTCCGGCACGCTCTCCGGCGGCGTCATTGGTCGGGCCAGTTATTACTACGAAGTCTGGGGCGAAGCCTTGCGCAAAGCCACGCAGTTGATGCCCATCTGCGAACCCGGCAGCGTCATCGTGGAGGAACAATGCGCTCGTAAACTGCAGAACTATTTGAAGCTGGAACCTATCCCCGGCACCACCGCCAGCCGATTGATAGGCCGCTCAACTCCAGCCACATCAGTAGCCGCCTAA
- a CDS encoding O-acetyl-ADP-ribose deacetylase → MRDRIEIVSGDITKQQVDAIVNAANSSLTGGAGVDGAIHAAAGRELYEECITLGGCPTGEAKATKGYALAAKWVIHTVGPIWRDGKRGESEKLARCYQNSLKVAGTLHVKTIAFPCISTGAYGFPFDDATRIALDETLKFLNTTESTIEKVTFVCFGQAAFATYQRLLAERLMQVS, encoded by the coding sequence ATGCGAGACAGGATTGAAATCGTCTCCGGGGATATCACAAAGCAGCAAGTGGACGCCATCGTCAATGCGGCCAACAGCTCGCTGACGGGCGGTGCCGGTGTCGATGGCGCCATCCACGCCGCTGCGGGACGCGAGCTCTACGAGGAATGCATCACCCTCGGCGGCTGCCCCACAGGCGAAGCCAAAGCCACCAAAGGCTACGCGCTGGCCGCCAAATGGGTCATCCACACCGTGGGCCCCATCTGGCGCGATGGCAAAAGAGGTGAATCGGAGAAACTCGCCCGTTGCTATCAGAACTCTTTGAAAGTCGCCGGGACTTTGCATGTGAAGACCATCGCCTTCCCCTGCATCAGCACCGGCGCCTACGGTTTTCCATTCGATGACGCCACCCGGATCGCCTTGGACGAAACGCTGAAATTCCTGAACACCACCGAAAGCACCATCGAAAAAGTCACTTTCGTCTGCTTCGGCCAGGCCGCCTTCGCCACCTACCAACGCCTGCTGGCCGAACGGCTAATGCAGGTGTCTTGA
- a CDS encoding sialate O-acetylesterase, giving the protein MISLRAFLLSGLVLFSGAASLYAADEVKLPAKEKVHLYLLIGQSNMAGRGKVEDVDKVPHPRVFMFTKTNTWAPAIDPMHFDKPAIIGVGLGSTFGRVMAEANPEVTIGLIPCAVGGTPLSRWQKGKDLYEDALVRAKAAMKDGTLKGILWHQGEGDSSNEATAKSYAERLAQAVKDWRTDLNAPEVPFVAGKLGLFLEKANKDGKASYWPLVNEQIASLPEKVSKCAVVESEGLVHKGDVVHFDSASLREFGKRYGEKMKGLQGK; this is encoded by the coding sequence ATGATTTCCTTGCGTGCGTTTTTGTTGAGCGGACTGGTTTTGTTTTCCGGGGCAGCTTCTTTATATGCGGCGGATGAGGTGAAGTTGCCGGCGAAGGAGAAGGTGCATCTGTATTTGCTCATTGGGCAATCGAACATGGCGGGCAGAGGCAAGGTAGAGGACGTGGATAAGGTGCCGCATCCTAGGGTGTTCATGTTTACGAAGACGAATACGTGGGCTCCGGCGATTGATCCGATGCATTTTGATAAACCTGCGATCATCGGGGTCGGGCTGGGTTCTACGTTCGGACGCGTGATGGCGGAGGCGAATCCGGAGGTGACGATCGGGCTGATCCCGTGTGCGGTGGGTGGCACGCCGCTCTCGCGTTGGCAGAAGGGGAAGGATTTGTATGAGGATGCTTTGGTTCGGGCGAAGGCGGCGATGAAGGATGGGACGTTGAAAGGGATTTTATGGCATCAAGGCGAAGGAGATTCTAGCAACGAGGCGACGGCTAAGAGTTATGCGGAGCGGCTGGCGCAGGCGGTGAAGGATTGGCGCACGGACTTGAATGCGCCGGAGGTGCCGTTCGTGGCGGGCAAGCTGGGGTTGTTTTTGGAGAAAGCGAACAAGGACGGCAAGGCGTCTTACTGGCCGCTGGTGAATGAGCAGATCGCATCGCTGCCGGAGAAGGTGTCGAAGTGTGCGGTGGTGGAGTCAGAGGGATTGGTGCATAAGGGGGATGTGGTGCATTTTGATTCGGCTTCGTTGCGGGAGTTTGGGAAGCGGTATGGGGAGAAGATGAAGGGGCTGCAGGGGAAGTAA
- a CDS encoding polysaccharide pyruvyl transferase family protein — MNRRTFLASTLASAVVASTSTSFAADKKRAPRILLRSSWQVVNIGDIAHTPGVLTLIEKYIPDAEVILWPSGDITPEVIAMEHKRFPKLKFVKGGINPDGTTKVKELEEAIEWCDFILHGSGPSMVAYKDVSAAVKRTGKPFGVYGITYGGSTKEQQEFMGKAKFLYFRDTVSLAKAKSEGINCPIMEFGPDGAFAVDLRQPEPAAAFLKANGLEEKKFLCCLARYRYTPYWLVKDGRAKDAKRDARNQEMRDHDTKPLRDAIIAVVKQTDHKVLLCPEDATQMTITKEDIYDKLPEDVKKRVVWREKFWLTDEALSTYLKSSGIFGLEMHSPIMCIGNGIPAIVCRFEEQTTKGFMWRDIGLGDWLFDMDKPDEVAKLTDTVLSLVKDPKGAKEKVAKAAKFVEERQRITMGVVKSNLPV, encoded by the coding sequence ATGAATCGCCGAACTTTTTTGGCCTCCACACTGGCGTCTGCCGTCGTCGCCAGCACTTCCACTTCCTTTGCTGCGGATAAGAAACGCGCTCCTCGCATTCTCCTCCGTTCCTCCTGGCAAGTCGTGAACATCGGCGACATCGCCCACACGCCCGGCGTCCTCACGCTCATCGAGAAATACATTCCCGATGCTGAAGTGATCCTCTGGCCCTCCGGCGATATCACACCTGAAGTGATCGCCATGGAGCACAAACGCTTTCCGAAATTGAAGTTCGTGAAAGGCGGCATCAATCCTGACGGCACCACCAAGGTCAAGGAACTCGAAGAAGCCATCGAATGGTGCGATTTCATCCTGCACGGCTCCGGCCCCTCTATGGTCGCTTACAAGGATGTCTCCGCCGCCGTGAAACGCACCGGCAAACCCTTCGGCGTTTACGGCATCACGTATGGTGGTAGCACCAAGGAACAGCAGGAATTCATGGGCAAGGCCAAGTTCCTCTACTTCCGCGACACCGTCTCCCTCGCCAAGGCCAAGTCTGAAGGCATCAACTGCCCCATCATGGAATTCGGCCCGGATGGCGCGTTCGCTGTGGACTTGCGACAACCGGAACCAGCGGCTGCTTTCTTGAAAGCGAACGGTCTTGAAGAAAAGAAATTCCTCTGCTGCCTCGCCCGCTATCGCTACACGCCTTATTGGCTCGTAAAAGATGGTCGTGCGAAAGACGCCAAGCGCGATGCGCGCAATCAAGAGATGCGCGATCACGACACGAAACCCTTGCGCGACGCCATCATCGCCGTGGTGAAACAGACCGATCACAAAGTCCTGCTCTGCCCGGAAGACGCCACGCAGATGACCATCACGAAAGAGGACATCTACGATAAGCTGCCGGAAGATGTGAAGAAGCGCGTCGTGTGGCGCGAGAAATTCTGGCTCACGGATGAAGCCCTCAGCACGTATCTGAAATCCTCCGGCATCTTCGGCCTGGAGATGCACTCACCCATCATGTGCATCGGCAACGGTATCCCCGCTATCGTCTGCCGCTTCGAGGAACAGACCACCAAAGGTTTCATGTGGCGCGACATCGGCCTCGGCGACTGGCTCTTCGACATGGATAAACCCGACGAAGTCGCCAAGCTCACCGACACCGTCCTCAGCCTCGTGAAAGATCCCAAAGGTGCGAAAGAAAAAGTGGCGAAAGCGGCGAAGTTCGTGGAAGAACGCCAACGCATCACGATGGGAGTTGTGAAGAGCAATTTGCCGGTGTGA